In one Salvelinus fontinalis isolate EN_2023a chromosome 16, ASM2944872v1, whole genome shotgun sequence genomic region, the following are encoded:
- the LOC129813081 gene encoding F-box only protein 33, which translates to MLFVFHTESSGTVPLSHNLTTVIFTLLFANNSLVACAMALCGGVGAMALPSELIVHIFSFLSDRDKLRASSVCSRWRECLFYPSLWTELKLRVGGGSNGGGYGSEQTPRLDFLMRKFGSFVRELQLEFAPVEGYLRPLNGVEGRMESVESDPRFPGRWKDAIITYLDQVLCVLGCIRNNRNLQKLSLYGDTCVLQDEGILDSAYLNQVDQGGVKIKEIQQLLVEVLSNSRQMKWLSSAFMLGVVTPCSLASLSNPSAASLEHLSLLDNQLPCLSSPVELERLVHLRSLALDFCDFTSEMCRLLAGGHRAPLHRLSLMVNGAALEAKPLDCTASEDDWKALVRRCANLRVYMMALDVSSQDLLRVLKPSLPLERIHLDSYSTLVTDGTLELISQQYNKTLSHFVLMRDDAGFPDLSVNRNEDPLVLLAWRCVHLSVLVIHGYTVWSHNLVAISRLRGSSLKVLAVSEESIDFDPDQGVFMEGDPVHNLVKEVSQGLGRIWHPSMDSNLVLSEPTQHFHREMQSFSLGM; encoded by the exons ATGTTGTTTGTTTTCCACACAGAGAGTAGCGGAACAGTACCGTTGTCGCACAATCTTACAACGGTTATATTTACACTTTTGTTTGCGAATAATAGTTTAGTGGCCTGCGCCATGGCTCTGTGCGGGGGTGTTGGAGCCATGGCTTTACCAAGCGAGCTTATCGTCCACATATTTTCATTCTTGTCCGACCGTGACAAGCTTCGGGCCTCGTCCGTGTGCTCTCGCTGGAGGGAGTGTCTGTTTTACCCATCGCTTTGGACGGAGCTCAAGTTGCGTGTCGGAGGTGGCTCGAATGGGGGAGGCTATGGCTCCGAACAGACCCCAAGATTAGACTTTCTCATGAGGAAGTTTGGCTCCTTCGTGCGCGAACTACAGCTCGAGTTTGCCCCAGTTGAAGGATATCTAAGGCCATTGAATGGCGTGGAGGGCAGGATGGAATCTGTCGAAAGCGACCCTCGGTTCCCTGGCCGCTGGAAAGACGCAATTATCACCTATTTGGACCAGGTGTTGTGTGTCCTCGGATGTATTCGAAACAACAG GAATCTCCAGAAGCTGAGTCTGTATGGGGATACCTGCGTTCTTCAGGATGAGGGCATTCTGGACAGTGCCTATCTCAACCAGGTTGACCAAGGAGGAGTGAAAATCAAAGA GATCCAGCAGCTGTTAGTGGAAGTTTTGTCTAACAGCAGGCAGATGAAGTGGCTGTCCTCAGCCTTCATGCTGGGTGTGGTGACCCCCTGCTCCCTGGCCTCTCTGTCCAACCCCAGCGCTGCCTCCCTGGAGCACCTCAGCCTGTTGGACAACCAGCTGCCCTGCCTGTCCTCCCCTGTGGAGCTGGAGCGCCTTGTCCACCTGCGTTCCCTGGCCCTCGACTTCTGTGACTTCACCTCTGAGATGTGCCGCCTGCTGGCTGGAGGACACCGTGCTCCACTACACCGCCTCTCCTTGATGGTGAATGGTGCCGCTCTGGAGGCCAAGCCGCTGGATTGCACCGCCAGTGAGGATGACTGGAAGGCCCTGGTCCGACGCTGCGCTAACCTGCGGGTCTACATGATGGCCCTGGATgtgtccagccaggacctgctgagGGTGCTCAAGCCCAGCCTACCCCTGGAGAGGATCCACCTGGACAGCTACTCCACCCTGGTCACAGACGGCACGCTGGAGCTCATTTCCCAGCAGTACAACAAGACCCTGAGCCACTTCGTCCTGATGAGGGATGACGCCGGCTTCCCTGACCTCAGCGTCAACCGCAACGAAGACCCGCTGGTCCTACTGGCCTGGCGCTGCGTACACCTCTCTGTCCTGGTTATCCATG GCTACACTGTGTGGTCCCACAACCTGGTGGCCATCTCCCGTCTACGTGGCTCCAGCCTCAAGGTCCTGGCTGTGTCCGAGGAGAGTATCGACTTCGACCCGGACCAGGGGGTCTTCATGGAGGGTGACCCCGTCCACAACCTGGTGAAGGAGGTGTCCCAGGGCCTGGGGCGCATCTGGCACCCCTCCATGGACTCCAACTTGGTCCTCAGCGAGCCCACCCAGCACTTCCACAGGGAGATGCAGAGCTTCAGCCTGGGCATGTAG
- the ctage5 gene encoding melanoma inhibitory activity protein 2 isoform X11, with translation MEDQTSGETVATQVTDFKMTARTYYTLALEKTKDVLSSLPDDIRPGPDLYGLPWEAVIVTALLGLGTLLLFSCRFYQCIKSRLYSSKERRMGLKVAELLDEKCKVLETLSEVQQNYEELETALRNSGVLAHVAERENLEVMSQRLKQSNTQLGNDIEKLKEDLNIQRARRLQQEETIADMQETLKTLEEETRDLKSQTEQAQTTLKIFDMNSERNQNNLEAAKEEKVLLQEKNGQLVQEAEGWGERMSELEEEMRMCESSYTGMLQDATNKDERIKSLTDCLLKMKDWDSVLEVGANREERSGKQGTENGEGQDNHQRQRIQKLIHAAKMNADLKSVDEDKDRVFAKLADEVKAKEDLQEGILNLENEKASLQTDSEKYTSQVQKLQQKLQIMTEMYQENELKLHRMLTVEERERLQKDEKLTKADKSITLAVEELNSYRQRAQDLEDELEKTNQAYKTQITSQEKKAHNNWLAARGADRDLAEVKRENAHLRQKLTDTQFKLEVVEKDPYTLDNMDRPLFRGERSPYGPSPLHRPASENRAFLSPPTLMDGPPRLSPNFPPMGPGGRVSRGLLDPPGGVDSDRSGGPHSDSGSISPTWERDRRGPPIHPPGYMYLDPGLPYRRPLPGALPMGPLPPRGPGPAESHSFGHQPDSSFMGNSMGPGENERDSHLSAPGDLRDMRMGPPLLVPPGMGPLPPIEHRDPYFARKGPYGPPDFFSPRGPAPMGIRGPPPPGMFGRVPPPPPQHSFLPGPPPRPSPPGSEVSSDQSPSPHDVI, from the exons ATGGAAGATCAAACAAGTGGCGAGACAGTCGCTACTCAAGTGACTGATTTCAAAATGACAGCAAGGACCTATTACACTCTTGCCTTGGAGAAAACGAAAGAT GTCCTGTCATCCCTTCCTGATGACATAAGGCCAGGTCCTGACCTGTATGGACTGCCATGGGAAGCTGTCATCGTCACTGCCTTACTAGGGTTGGGCACCCTCCTATTGTTCAGCTGCAGGTTCTACCAATGT ATAAAGAGCAGACTGTATTCAAGCAAAGAGAGGCGGATGGGCCTGAAGGTGGCTGAACTATTAGATGAAAAGTGCAAAGTCCTTGAGACTTTGAGTGAGGTTCAACAAAAT TATGAAGAACTGGAAACTGCCCTGCGGAATAGTGGCGTTTTGGCTCATGtcgcagagagagagaatctggag GTGATGTCCCAGAGGCTGAAACAGTCAAATACACAGCTTGGGAATGATATAGAAAAGTTAAAGGAGGACCTGAATATCCAAAGAGCGAGGAGGTTGCAGCAGGAGGAGACA ATTGCAGATATGCAGGAAACCTTGAAAACCTTAGAAGAAGAAACCAGAGACCTCAAGTCCCAGACAGAACAG GCACAGACAACCCTGAAAATATTTGACATGAACAGTGAAAGGAATCAGAATAATCTGGAGGCAGCAAAAGAAGAGAAGGTGTTGCTCCAGGAGAAAAATGGCCAG CTGGTCCAGGAGGCAGAGGGCTGGGGGGAGCGGATGAGTGAgctggaggaggagatgaggatgtGTGAGAGCTCCTACACTGGAATGCTGCAGGATGCTACCAACAAAGATGAGCGCATCAAG tcCTTGACAGACTGCCTGTTGAAGATGAAGGACTGGGACTCAGTGCTGGAGGTTGGcgccaacagagaggagaggagtgggaaacAAGGGACAGAGAATGGAGAAGGACAAG ATAACCATCAACGACAAAGAATACAGAAACTCATTCATGCAGCCAAG ATGAATGCAGACTTGAAGTCGGTGGATGAAGACAAGGACAGGGTGTTTGCTAAGCTAGCAGATGAAGTCAAGGCCAAGGAGGATCTCCAAG AGGGGATTCTGAACCTGGAGAATGAGAAGGCCTCtctgcagacagacagtgagaagtACACGAGCCAGGTGCAGAAACTCCAGCAGAAACTGCAGATCATGACAGAGATGTACCAGGAGAATGAGCTCAAACTACACAG GATGTTgactgtggaggagagggagcGTCTGCAGAAGGACGAGAAGCTGACCAAGGCTGACAAGAGCATCACCCTGGCCGTGGAGGAGCTCAACAGCTACAG GCAAAGAGCACAAGACCTGGAGGATGAGCTGGAGAAGACTAACCAGGCCTACAAAACCCAG ATAACTTCTCAGGAAAAGAAGGCACACAATAACTGG CTAGCAGCACGAGGTGCTGACCGTGACCTGGCTGAAGTTAAAAGAGAGAATGCACACCTCAGGCAGAA ATTGACTGATACTCAGTTCAAGCTGGAGGTCGTGGAGAAAGACCCCTATACTCTGGATAACATGGACAGACCTCTGTTCAGAG GTGAAAGGTCACCGTATGGCCCCTCCCCCCTACATCGCCCAGCCTCTGAGAACAGAGCCTTCCTGTCTCCGCCTACCCTGATGGATGGCCCGCCCCGCCTCTCTCCAAACTTCCCTCCCATGGGACCAGGAGGCAGAG TATCCCGAGGCCTGTTAGATCCCCCTGGTGGGGTGGACTCTGATCGTAGTGGTGGTCCTCACTCTGACAGCGGCTCGATATCTCCCACCTGGGAGAGGGATCGCAGGGGCCCACCTATACACCCTCCAG GGTATATGTATCTAGACCCAGGCCTTCCCTACAGGAGACCTCTGCCCGGAGCCCTTCCTATGGGCCCCCTACCACCCAGGGGCCCCGGTCCTGCTGAGTCCCACAGCTTTGGCCACCAACCTG ACTCATCATTTATGGGAAACAGTATGGGTCCTGGTGAAAATGAAAGAGAC TCCCATCTGTCAGCACCTGGAGATCTGAGAGACATGAGGATGGGACCTCCTCTCTTAGTACCCCCTGGTATGGGTCCTCTCCCACCCATAGAGCACAGGGACCCTTACTTTGCACGCAAAGGCCCTTACGGACCTCCAGACTTTTTCTCCCCACGAGGTCCAGCCCCCATGGGCA TACGAGGACCACCTCCCCCGGGAATGTTTGGGCGAGTCCCCCCTCCACCGCCGCAGCACAGTTTTCTCCCTGGACCCCCTCCAAGGCCCTCCCCACCTGGCAGCGAAGTGTCTTCTGACCAGTCCCCCTCTCCACATGATGTTATCTGa